Proteins encoded in a region of the Paenibacillus sp. E222 genome:
- a CDS encoding paeninodin family lasso peptide, whose protein sequence is MKEIQSAAEKKDKQVWETPRMEVLDISETMNGGEEIWQYVWGGEFWKLEMLVS, encoded by the coding sequence ATGAAGGAAATTCAATCTGCTGCAGAAAAGAAAGATAAACAGGTCTGGGAGACTCCTCGAATGGAAGTCCTGGATATAAGTGAAACCATGAACGGTGGCGAGGAGATTTGGCAATATGTATGGGGCGGGGAATTTTGGAAGCTCGAAATGTTAGTCAGTTAG
- a CDS encoding YraN family protein, whose protein sequence is MVERRSEQAPASKLTRQQKGRLGEEAACDWLQEHDYRILKRNWRCRSGEIDIVASHEGMIIFIEVRSRSGTMQYGTPQESVDIRKMKQVRATASVYLQMTGETNHQIRFDVIAVMLDKAGETVSVDHIINAF, encoded by the coding sequence TAGAGCGCAGATCAGAACAAGCTCCAGCTTCAAAACTGACACGTCAGCAAAAAGGACGATTGGGTGAAGAAGCTGCTTGCGACTGGCTTCAGGAGCATGATTATCGCATTTTGAAGCGCAATTGGCGTTGCCGTAGCGGAGAGATTGATATCGTTGCTTCCCATGAAGGCATGATTATTTTTATTGAAGTCCGCAGTAGAAGCGGAACTATGCAGTATGGTACACCCCAGGAGTCGGTAGATATCCGTAAAATGAAGCAGGTACGTGCAACTGCATCTGTATATTTGCAAATGACGGGAGAGACAAATCATCAAATTCGTTTTGATGTGATCGCAGTCATGCTGGATAAAGCAGGCGAAACCGTCTCGGTTGATCATATTATTAATGCATTTTGA